TGCTCGCGCAGTTCGTTGACGGCGTGACGCGCGGAGCGGCTGATGGTGCCGATGGCGACGATAACGATTTCCGCATCATCGATCAGATATTCTTCGTTCTTTTCGATGTCGTTGCGGTTGGCTTCCACCTTGCGGAGCTGGCGACGCTCTTCGGCATCGACCAGCTTGGCTTTGGTGGTGGGAAAACCGTCGGCCGCTTTGTTGAGTCCTGTTACGTGGTACCGGTACCCCGAGCCAAACGCGGCCAGCGGCGGCACGTCGCCAAAGCTCGGATCGAAGGGCAGGTACTGGTCGGGCGATACCGGCGGCTCCTGGCGGCTGACAACCTCGAGGTCGCCTGGTTCGGGCAGCTCGATACGCTCGCGCATATGGCCGTTGATTTCGTCCAGAAGGATTTGCACCGGCATGCGGTAGGTTTCGGCCAGATTGAAAGCGCGCACCGTTTCGGTAAAGATCTCCTGGCAGGACGCCGGTGCAACGGCAATGGCCGCATGGTCGCCGTGGGTACCCCAACGGGCCTGCATGATGTCCGACTGGCTGGGGCCGGTCGGCATGCCTGTGGAGGGGCCGCCGCGCATGACGTTGACGATGACGCAGGGAATTTCGGCGATGCAGGCGTAGCCGATGAGTTCCTGCTTGAGAGAGATGCCGGGTCCGGAACTGGCCGTCAGGGCCTTGGCGCCTGTCAAGGACGCACCAAGCACCGAAGCCATGGCCCCGATTTCGTCTTCCATCTGTATGAATTTTCCGTCGGTTTTGGGCAGTTCCTTGGCCATGATCTCGGCCACCTCGGTCGAGGGGGTGATGGGGTAACCGCCAAAGAAGCTGCAACCGGCGTACAGGGCACCGTAAGCGCAGGCTTCGTTTCCCTGCAATAAGGCAATTTTTTTAGCCACTTTGATAGACCTCCTGAGAAAAAGGATTCAATCCTTGTGGACTTTGATAGCAAAATCGGGGCAGCGTAATTCGCACTGCATACAACCGATACAGGCGTCTGGTCTGACGACCTTTACCAGAAAGCCATCCATTTCCAATACATTGGTGGGACAAAATTCCACACAGATACTGCAACCTTTGCAGTACTGTTCGGTGATTTCCAATCGAGGGGTACTCATTCCCGGATTCTCCTTGTTAACCTTTAACCGGTGGGGCCGGTTTTTATGGCATCTCGCCGATTGTGAACAAAACCATCAAGCATCCTAACATGTTTACGCCGGCCGATTGTAATTTTTTTTTCATTGAACGGTCATCGGGGGGATAGGGTTGCCGGAAGTAAAATTGCGGGGACCGGTCGGGAGGGAGATCCTCGCCACCGTTAACATGGCGACCGGCCGTCCCCTCTCCCCGGCTCGGGGAG
This DNA window, taken from Syntrophotalea carbinolica DSM 2380, encodes the following:
- a CDS encoding 4Fe-4S binding protein, with the translated sequence MSTPRLEITEQYCKGCSICVEFCPTNVLEMDGFLVKVVRPDACIGCMQCELRCPDFAIKVHKD
- a CDS encoding 2-oxoacid:acceptor oxidoreductase subunit alpha encodes the protein MAKKIALLQGNEACAYGALYAGCSFFGGYPITPSTEVAEIMAKELPKTDGKFIQMEDEIGAMASVLGASLTGAKALTASSGPGISLKQELIGYACIAEIPCVIVNVMRGGPSTGMPTGPSQSDIMQARWGTHGDHAAIAVAPASCQEIFTETVRAFNLAETYRMPVQILLDEINGHMRERIELPEPGDLEVVSRQEPPVSPDQYLPFDPSFGDVPPLAAFGSGYRYHVTGLNKAADGFPTTKAKLVDAEERRQLRKVEANRNDIEKNEEYLIDDAEIVIVAIGTISRSARHAVNELREQGVKAGLFRPITLWPFPERRIAELADQTKTIIVPEMNLGQMILEVERVTKGSCALHGIGRVDGEPISPSQIIDKVKEVC